The region CCTTCTCCTTCCAGAGAATCTCCCGACTCTGGTACAAGATGGAATCGCCAGGATTGGACCGGATCCGGAACGTGACGTAGTCGGTCGCCTGGTCGTACGGCACGACTTGATCGGTCTTCACCCAGCCGCTCGCACTCCCCCCCTCCTGGACCAGCCAGAGCCAGGGACCGTTGACCGCCTTCACCCGATCAACACGGACTTCGCGTCGTTCTCCGCCTCGCGAAGTCTGCTCGCGATTCTCGTCATCGACGACCTCCCCCTTGACCTTCAGCACAGTGCCGAAGTGGGTGATCACACGTTGGTTGATCCAGTCATTCGCCGACGAGTCGGTCACCGTCTGCCCGGCCGCAAAGGTCGCGGCCATCAGGGAAGCAGCCCACATCAGGGACATCAGACGCCTCATCGACGCGGTCTCCTTCACGGACCTTACTGATGCGTGGGATCGAGATCCCGAGGGAAGTCCATCGCCTGATTGTGCGGCATCATCCCCGCGCCCTGCAACACAAAATCCCCCTCCCAGCCCTCGCGGGGACGACGCGGCCGAGTCAGCCCCGCAACCCGTTGCAGGCCACGCGCGACCGCCTCCTGATCGAGCCTCATCGAGGCTCCCGAGCCCTCCAAGGTCGTCCCCGCTCCGAATCGCATGCAACTGCCCGACGAGGTTGTCGCGACCCTCCCAGGCGGCGGGCGCTCTCAGCCTCGGGCCGCCTCACCGCAATCGCTTCCCCCCCTCCCCTGCAACGCCGGTC is a window of Tautonia rosea DNA encoding:
- a CDS encoding tetratricopeptide repeat protein, producing the protein MRRLMSLMWAASLMAATFAAGQTVTDSSANDWINQRVITHFGTVLKVKGEVVDDENREQTSRGGERREVRVDRVKAVNGPWLWLVQEGGSASGWVKTDQVVPYDQATDYVTFRIRSNPGDSILYQSREILWKEKGEYDIAISDYNEAIRLDPANEVSYNNRGNAWFHKAEYDRAIADYSEAI